TCAATTAATTGTACAGAGAATTTTGGAAGCTTAAACTTTGATCCAACCTCATTAAATAAATTTACCAAAAATTTATTTGAGTTTATCGCATTTGCAGAGCCTCTTAAGATGACAGAATTTGAGCTTTTAAGAGCTAAGGCAGCTGCGTCTATGGTTACATTTGGCCTAGACTCATAAATGATACCTACGACACCCAAAGGCACGCGGATTTTAGAAATTTGCATGCCGTTTTTATGCCTCCATCCATCTAAAATCTCGCCGATAGGATCTGTAAAATTAGCCAGCTCTATCACACCTTGAGCCATAGCCTCTATCCTAGCATCACTTAATGTTAAGCGATCAAGCAAAACAGGAGTTAAGCTGGCCTTTTTTCCGCTTTCGATATCAAGCAAATTAGCCTTTTTTATCTCATCTTTTTTCAATAAAATTTCATTTGCAACAGCTCTTAACATCCGATTTTTATCTTCGCTTTTAAGGCTCAAAAGCTCTCTGCTGGCAGCTTTTGAGTTTTTAGCAATTTTTAAAATTTCATCCATACCACCCTCCTAAACTAGCAGCAAATTATCAATATGCACGATATCATCGTCATATTTATGCCCTAAAATTTCCTCTATCTCCTCGCTCTTTCTGCCCTTTATTAACATAATTTCACTTGAAGAGTAGTTGCTAATACCCTTTGCTATAAGCTCGTCTTTACTGTTTAAAATTTCGACTATCTGACCGCGCTCAAATTCTCCGCTAATTCCTTTTATGCCTACACTTAATAGACTCTTACCGTTTTTTAGCGCTTTAGCTGCACCCTCATCGATAATTATTGTGCCTTTTTTGCTTGTGCCATATCCCAGCCAATACTTACGCGAACTAATCTTCTTGTCCTGCCTTAAAAACAGAGTTCCTATCTCCTCGCCTTTAACGGCTCTTATTATATTCTCAGGATTTTCGCCATTTACGATAATTAAATTTGTGCCTATTTTGGTTGCCATCTGGGCGGCTATTATCTTCGTTTTCATGCCGCCTGTACCAAATTTACTCCCCTCACCCTGAGCCATACTCTTAATATCTTCATTAATATCTTCAACTAATTTTATAAATTTAGCATCCTTATGAACATTTGGATTTTTATCGTATAGTCCGTCTATATCGCTTAAAATTATTAACAAATCAGCATCTATAAGTCCAGATACAAGAGCGCTTAAGGTATCATTATCACCAACTTTTAATTCATCGCTTACGACAGGGTCGTTTTCATTTATAATAGGAATTATGTTTTTAGATAAAAGTGTGCCGCATACGTTTCTAGCATTTAGATATCTATTTCTATCGCTAAAATCTCCGCGAGTTAGAAGCAGCTGAGCTATAGTCTTGCCATGCGCCCAAAATAAAATTTGATACAAATGTATTAAGGCAACCTGTCCTACCGATGCCAAAGCCTGCTTCTCATTTAGTGTCTTTGGGCGCTCATTTATATTAAGCTCTCCCATTCCTGCACCAACGGCCCCGGAGGTCACAAGAGCCACCTCAAAGCCCTCATCCGCAAGGCTGGCTATGCTTGCTACTATGCGCTTAATCTTCTCTTCGTTTAGTTTGCCGCTAGATTTAGTAAGAGTAGATGTGCCTACTTTTATTACAACTCTTTTTATATCTTTTAACGCTTCTCTACTCATTTTTTACCTTAAATTTTAAAAAAATTATATCTAAAAAAGCCTTATTTTAATTTTTTAATGTTAATATAAAAGATTAAAAAAACCAGGAGGTAATAATGAGTGGAATAAAGGGTGGAATAAAGAAATTTCTACAACATCAAGCCAGTTCCGGCATTATATTGATGATCGCT
This Campylobacter sp. RM16192 DNA region includes the following protein-coding sequences:
- the proB gene encoding glutamate 5-kinase, with translation MSREALKDIKRVVIKVGTSTLTKSSGKLNEEKIKRIVASIASLADEGFEVALVTSGAVGAGMGELNINERPKTLNEKQALASVGQVALIHLYQILFWAHGKTIAQLLLTRGDFSDRNRYLNARNVCGTLLSKNIIPIINENDPVVSDELKVGDNDTLSALVSGLIDADLLIILSDIDGLYDKNPNVHKDAKFIKLVEDINEDIKSMAQGEGSKFGTGGMKTKIIAAQMATKIGTNLIIVNGENPENIIRAVKGEEIGTLFLRQDKKISSRKYWLGYGTSKKGTIIIDEGAAKALKNGKSLLSVGIKGISGEFERGQIVEILNSKDELIAKGISNYSSSEIMLIKGRKSEEIEEILGHKYDDDIVHIDNLLLV